From a region of the Penaeus vannamei isolate JL-2024 chromosome 2, ASM4276789v1, whole genome shotgun sequence genome:
- the LOC138864493 gene encoding FAST kinase domain-containing protein 4-like encodes MSYTDLSRLLCTLATVKRRVTPVLRSLAFHMARQSDRLPPKQLSNVLYAMNSLSFPDPLLLEKIANDFVSQGNAIDKPTVVGGILTCMGQMRWRNTSMLEILSEWVENHVNICRTSDIAAMVLTLASVSYTPTNIDSLFKAIIPKLTSVTINRETAWLDVVWSLSVLGKATEEHIASVLNPSFVSKIPSAAQHQRTGIKLKLLNINAVARLSMPAYKGPFLDLSDFKDVIITQGRHELMLAKHVQTMLHNFLPPPKYIRENIQTNMGIFVDAELSVGKNGKPIPIEDFTTNFGEKESSKQLPEGAQKLAMFIWDYRDYTIGSQELTGINRLAMELVRKHDYKIVQIPYYEYNMKAKTIKNVQYLESKTKEAVSTS; translated from the coding sequence ATGTCTTACACCGATCTGAGCCGGCTCTTATGCACCCTTGCCACAGTCAAGCGAAGAGTAACACCTGTGCTACGCTCCCTGGCGTTCCACATGGCGAGACAGAGTGATCGACTGCCTCCCAAGCAGCTGTCCAATGTACTTTATGCTATGAACTCTCTAAGCTTCCCAGACCCCCTTCTGTTAGAGAAGATTGCAAATGATTTTGTGTCACAGGGTAATGCTATTGACAAACCTACAGTAGTAGGGGGTATTCTGACCTGCATGGGACAGATGAGATGGAGGAACACAAGTATGTTGGAAATTTTATCAGAGTGGGTAGAAAACCATGTCAATATTTGCCGCACAAGTGACATTGCTGCCATGGTCCTGACTTTGGCCTCGGTTTCATATACACCCACTAACATTGACTCCTTATTCAAAGCAATTATTCCTAAACTGACATCAGTGACAATTAACAGGGAGACTGCTTGGTTAGATGTGGTATGGTCATTATCAGTGCTTGGGAAAGCTACAGAGGAGCATATTGCTTCTGTTTTAAATCCATCATTTGTTTCAAAAATTCCAAGTGCTGCCCAACATCAGAGGACAGGGATAAAGTTGAAATTGCTTAATATAAATGCTGTGGCCAGACTGAGCATGCCTGCATACAAGGGACCTTTTCTTGACCTTTCAGACTTTAAAGACGTCATAATTACTCAGGGAAGACATGAGCTAATGTTGGCTAAACATGTTCAGACAATGCTTCACAATTTCCTCCCGCCCCCAAAATATATAAgggaaaacatacaaacaaacatgggTATATTTGTGGATGCAGAGCTATCTGTTGGGAAAAACGGAAAACCTATCCCAATTGAAGACTTTACTACAAATTTTGGTGAAAAGGAAAGTTCAAAGCAACTTCCAGAAGGTGCACAAAAGTTAGCCATGTTTATATGGGATTACAGAGACTACACAATAGGCTCTCAGGAGCTCACAGGCATCAACAGATTAGCCATGGAACTGGTTAGAAAACATGACTATAAGATTGTACAAATACCATACTATGAATACAACATGAAGGCAAAGACCATCAAGAATGTACAGTATCTAGAAAGCAAGACAAAGGAAGCAGTTAGTACTTCATAA
- the LOC113829686 gene encoding uncharacterized protein, with amino-acid sequence MPQGFSKKKKGPEVPAAHKKGKRQQPLKAKRGIRTIAPKKTKAVEAKLVQKQLQKAINANIEQEMQQRASKAPQNFKLLKKVKPEEGAEKK; translated from the exons ATGCCTCAGGGATTttccaagaagaagaagggacCTGAAGTGCCTGCCGCGCATAAAAAGGGCAAGAGACAACAGCCCTTAAAAGCCAAGAGAGGAA TTCGCACCATTGCCCCCAAAAAGACAAAGGCTGTTGAAGCTAAGCTTGTCCAGAAGCAGTTGCAAAAGGCTATTAATGCAAATATTGAGCAGGAAATGCAACAACGAGCATCGAAGGCTCCTCAGAACTTCAAG CTTCTCAAGAAAGTGAAGCCAGAAGAGGGGGCAGAAAAGAAGTAG
- the LOC113829687 gene encoding transcriptional regulatory protein AlgP, translating into MEDPLAATRLTPTPMNGDALSHYPLASPTRLRPAAAPAARPPAAPAAEPTPAAPGRACAAVPLRHAAPRLPPAAAPARRPHLARFALALRRLRAPARPPPARTTLPNHSSHPAVMPLGPPPPIPPLDEPPNWYATIGSVGGFDDDDEGEKRRARGERDGAALAPPDVTAATPRKVPVTYV; encoded by the coding sequence ATGGAGGACCCGCTCGCCGCCACgcgcctcacgcccacgcccatgaaCGGGGACGCCCTCAGCCACTACCCGCTGGCGTCGCCCACCCGCCTGCGGCCTGCCGCCGCGCCTGCCGCCCGACCACCCGCTGCACCAGCAGCTGAGCCTACACCAGCAGCACCCGGGCGCGCGTGCGCAGCAGTGCCCCTTCGCCACGCTGCACCCCGTCTACCACCCGCTGCTgctcccgcccgccgcccacaccTCGCTCGATTCGCTCTCGCACTACGGCGACTACGCGCCCCTGCACGCCCACCCCCCGCCCGCACCACGCTGCCCAACCACTCGAGCCACCCGGCCGTCATGCCCCTGGGTCCgcccccgcccatcccgcccctgGACGAGCCGCCCAACTGGTACGCGACGATCGGCAGCGTGGGCGGcttcgacgacgacgacgagggcgAGAAGCGGAGGGCGCGCGGCGAGCGGGACGGcgccgccctcgccccgcccGACGTCACGGCCGCCACGCCCAGGAAGGTGCCCGTCACCTACGTGTAG